In Halanaerobium praevalens DSM 2228, the DNA window ATCTATTATTTCTTGATCTAATACCAATTTTGATTTATTTAAATTTTCACTAATTTTTTCTAATTTTAAGTTTAAACTATATAGATTAGCTGCTCCTAATTGATAAGGCCACCATAAATCAGGGTCTTTTATTTTCAACTCTGTTATTATTTGAGAGTCTAATTTTATTGTTTTTTTAGATTTTGCTTCTATATTAATTTGTTTTTTAAACTCTATTTGATCTCCTGTTTTTTTATTAGTGATTAATCCTTTCAAATTTACAGTTTCTGAATAATTACTTTGGTTTTTTAATTCTGTTATAATTTTTAAATCTGCCTCATTTTTTTCCAAATCCACTTCAGATTGAACATAACTATGACTAATAGCTATTTTATTATAATATTCTAATTCTACTGGCTGCCAAATCCCCATAGAATCATCCGGGGGAACAGGATTCCAATCAATAAAAGTTATTCCTAAATCATCAGGCTGAGGAGCTATTATTTCAACCGCCAAAATATTATCACGGTTAAAATATAAATTTTTATTTAACTTAAATTCATAAATCCTATAAGCACCTGAACAACTAGTAGTTGTAGCTATTCTTTTTCTATTAAGCCAAATATTTGCCTTATAATTAATTCCTTTAAATTTTATTTTAAAATTTTTATTTTTTAAATTTGGATTAAGAGAAAATCTATTTCTATACCACCACGACTGTCTAAATGGACTTTTTTCAGGCATATAGTGATTTGAAAAAAGACTGTTTTTACCTTTTTTATAGCCTGGTAATTTTTTTATATTTCCCGAAAAGTATGGATCAGAAAATTTTTTATTTTTAACTAAACTAGCAATAACTGTTCCAGGAACTACTGCTGGGATCCAAGCCTGATCATTATAATTTAAGGAACTTATTTTATGATCAGCAACTTTTATTTCAGCTGAAGAAATCAATTTCCAATTTTTAAGCTGCTTGTATTTCAAATTAATACCTCCTCCATCTAACCCTAAAAAATACTTTATTTTTCTCATCCCTTTTTTAAATACTTTATAATAAAATTTTTCTCCATTAGCTGAGACTTTAATATGACTAATTTCTCCTGCTCTTCCATGTGAACCACGATATAATTCTCCTTCAATAATTAAAGCAGAACCAATTCTGCCAGCAATATAGATATATAATATATTTTGGTGAGAACTAGCTACACCTGATTTAGCCTCATAATAAGCAAATATATTAGCATCATTTTCTATATAAATAGGTAAATGTAAATTAAAATATTTTTTGAATTCATTTTTTAATGATAAATTATTCCATAATTCTATATTAGTATCTGTTTTTTTAATTCCTTAGTATTCTTTATTTCCATAAATATTCTCTTCCTGCCCTGGTTAGTTTTTTATTAACTCAAGCTTATTATAAACAGAATTTTTTATCAAGTCTTTTTAAAAGTATTTTATTAATTATTTAATCAATTTTGAATTGTTTAACACTTTCTCGAGTGTTTTTTAAATAATCTCTTATTTTACTAAAATCATTTTTAGCAAAAGCTACAAACAAAATATCAATTGCTACCAGCTGAGCTATTCTAGATGTAATTGCTCCAAGCCGAAGATTTTTTTCACTTCCAGCAACTTGTAATTTTATTTCAGCGATTTCACTTAGAGGATTTTCTCCATATTTACTAATTGCAATAGTCTCAGCTCCTCTAGTTTTTGCAATTTTTAAAGCTTCACAAACCTCTAAGCTCTCTCCACTATAAGAAATTGCAATTGCCAAATCATTACTATCTAGATTAGCTGCTAAAGATAGTTGAGCATGGGTATCGGAATAATAAAAAACTTGTTTTTTAATTCTCATTAATTTATATTCTAAATCTTTTGCCACTAAACCAGAAGCTCCTATCCCAAAAATATAAATATTAGCGGCTTTCTCAATTGCTGCTACTGCTTTTTTTAATTCCGAAATAGCTAATAAATTGATAGTATTTTTAATAACATTTATATTATCATAAGCTAATTTTTCCATTATTTCTTCAATTTCGTCATCTACTGATATATCATCATAAATCTTTGTTTCATTTTCATTGGCAAAATTCTGCATATCTTTAATTAAAGCTATTTTAAAATCTTGATAACCTTGGTAATCTAATTTTTTGCAAAATCTCACTACAGAAGCTGGACTGCTGTTAGTGAATTTTGCTAATTCTTTAACTGAAGATTTACTGACTATTTCTTTATTATTTAAAATATATTTTGCTATCTTTTCTTCTGTTTTAGTAAAATAATTAAACATCTCTTTTATTTTTAATATAGCCTTCATTATTATCACCCTAAATTTTAAATTTAAATCTATCTCCTTCTTTAATTTTTTCAATGATTAAGGCTGAATTTCCTGCATCAGCTGCTATATTTACTCTTTTGTCAGCTGAATATTCTTTTTTTAAAATATTTAGATCCCCTTCATACCTTTGATAATTATAATTGTCTATTGTAACAGCATATTTAAATCTTTTACTATTATTATTCTTAGGTTTTATTTTCTTTTTCAAATGTTTTCTTGCAGTTTCAGATCGAATTAGATATTCACCAGGATCTTGTCGGTTTTGATGTGTTAAGCTCAATAATCTTTTTTCTTCAAAACTTATTTTACTTTTAATTTCTATTGGTATAATCCAGTACTTCTTATTTACTAAAGCAAAATCTGCTAATTCAGTTTTAGATGCCCTACTATCACCTATATACACTTTATCAATTCCTAAACTTAATAAGTCTTGAGCAGCAATTAAAGGTTCTAAAAATCGATGTTTTTCTAAACTTGGAAGTCCAGCTTTAATTGGAGGTCTTTTTTTATATTTTGCTGGTACAAAGCCAGAAATTTTCAATCCATAGCGTTTTAATAAATTATTTTTTTTAATTAATAATTCTTCTGATAATCCAGTTTCTTTTCTTGGATAGTAGTTGTGAGATGCTTCAAAATTTTCTAATTTTGCTCCCGCAGCAATAATTTCTTTTAAATCAGACTCTTTAATTGTACTTGCATTAAGATTAATTTTATAGTCACTATTTTGACTAATTTTAGCAATTTCTTGATTATTAAAACCAAAATCTAACCGAAGTGCCTCAAAGTTAAACTTCTTTAAATCTAATTTATCATAATATTTTTTTGAAATATCTGCTGTTAAATTAAAATTAAGTTTATTTATTTTTAAAATTAATGTGCTTATTTCATTTATAAAATTATTATTTACTTCTGGTATATGAAGAGATAAAAAAACATTTTTGATGCCTAATTTACTTGCTTTTTCTAGATATTGAATATTTTCTTCTAAACTGATTTCTAAACCTGCATAAACTGAAATTCCTAGCATTTGTTAATTCCTCTTTTCTAAATAATAATTATAATAATTTAAAGGCTCTTCTTTTCAGAAGAGCCTATTAATATTCTTATAGTTGAGCAACTTCTTCTTCTTTAATGAAAAAGTGTGTAACCAAAAAACCACCTATATAAGCAATTATAAGACCAATAAAGTAACTAAGCATTGATCCTGGCTGCATCAGTGGAATAGCTGTGATCCCAGATGGGCCCCAAGCACCAGCCATCACATTTTGTAACATTACAAATGCTCCCCCAAATCCTGCTCCTAGGCCAGCAGTTATAAATGGTTTACCTAAAGGTAAGGTAACCCCATATATTAAGGGTTCTCCAATTCCTAATACTCCAGCTGGAAGAGCCCCAGAAATAATCTTTTTCAACTTTTTATTATTTGTCTTTTTAGCTTTAAAGTAAATTGCAATTGCAGCTCCTACTTGTCCTGCTCCTGCCATAGCTAAAACAGGGAATAAAGATACTCCTCCCATATTTTCTAATTGGATAGCATATAACGGGATTAAACCATGATGTAAGCCTAGTAAAACCATTGGTAAGAAAACAGCTGCTAATACATAACCAGAGAGAACACTAATAATAGGGTTTTCTGAAGCTACTAACAAAGTTAAGCCGCTAACTAACCAGTCAGATATTATACCAGATAAAGGCATTATTACAAAAATCATAGCTAAAGCCATAATTAACATTGTAACTACAGGAGTTACGATTAAATCTAAAACATCTGGAATTATTTTTCGAATCTTTTTTTCGATAAGTGATAAAAGATAGACTCCAATAATAACTCCAATGATTCCTCCTTTACCTGTAATTAAAATAGAATTAAGCGGTACTTCAGGATTATACATCCCAAATAAATTAATCTACCACCATTTCTGATAGATTCAGTGATCAAGTCAACTGCTGCTGCAATTTTTTCTTTTTCTTTTTCTACTGCAAAAGCAACTTTTTTATCTTCGTTATTAATTATTTCTATTATTTTTTTGGTATTAACTCTATCAATATTCTTTGAATTTTTATTTACTGTTTCTGTAATCAAATTATCTAAATTATTGTTCATTTTTTAGCCTCCATTCAAAATATTTATGATTTATTAATTGAATTTTAACATTTTAGAAAATTTATTTCAAGTAATTTTATTATTTATGAAAAATATTTTCAACAATGACATTAAAATAGCCCCACATTTTGTGGAGCTAAGTTAATTAAACTATTCTACTTTTCTGGCACCTTTGGCAGGATTACTAATATAAAATTCAGCTTTAATTCCTGTTTCTGCTTTATAGTTTTCTCTTATATTTTTTATAAATTTATCTATTTTATCTTTTTTTACTAAATTAACTGTACAACCTCCAAAACCAGCTCCAGTCATTCTAGCTCCTGTAATATTTTCTTTTTTTGCTAAATTTACTAATAAATCTAATTCGTGACAGCTCACTTCATAATCTTGACTTAAACTTGTATGAGAATCATACATTAATTGTCCAAATTTGTCCATTTCATTAGCTGCCAAATAATTTTTACTAGCTATGACTCTTTGATTTTCACTAATTACATGTCTAGCTCTCTGATATACTTTGG includes these proteins:
- a CDS encoding MurR/RpiR family transcriptional regulator, producing the protein MKAILKIKEMFNYFTKTEEKIAKYILNNKEIVSKSSVKELAKFTNSSPASVVRFCKKLDYQGYQDFKIALIKDMQNFANENETKIYDDISVDDEIEEIMEKLAYDNINVIKNTINLLAISELKKAVAAIEKAANIYIFGIGASGLVAKDLEYKLMRIKKQVFYYSDTHAQLSLAANLDSNDLAIAISYSGESLEVCEALKIAKTRGAETIAISKYGENPLSEIAEIKLQVAGSEKNLRLGAITSRIAQLVAIDILFVAFAKNDFSKIRDYLKNTRESVKQFKID
- a CDS encoding MupG family TIM beta-alpha barrel fold protein, with protein sequence MLGISVYAGLEISLEENIQYLEKASKLGIKNVFLSLHIPEVNNNFINEISTLILKINKLNFNLTADISKKYYDKLDLKKFNFEALRLDFGFNNQEIAKISQNSDYKINLNASTIKESDLKEIIAAGAKLENFEASHNYYPRKETGLSEELLIKKNNLLKRYGLKISGFVPAKYKKRPPIKAGLPSLEKHRFLEPLIAAQDLLSLGIDKVYIGDSRASKTELADFALVNKKYWIIPIEIKSKISFEEKRLLSLTHQNRQDPGEYLIRSETARKHLKKKIKPKNNNSKRFKYAVTIDNYNYQRYEGDLNILKKEYSADKRVNIAADAGNSALIIEKIKEGDRFKFKI